A single Papilio machaon chromosome 12, ilPapMach1.1, whole genome shotgun sequence DNA region contains:
- the LOC106713729 gene encoding U3 small nucleolar RNA-associated protein 6 homolog has protein sequence MAEQVNQRIEGMINELEQMKRINLYDDDEIKEISRKRKEFEYRIQRRVKEKDDFVHYIAYELALLEDISLRRKRAQLSEKRNDIEYAIAKRLNKIFKQFIYRFQNNIEIYFEYIRFCRSVGFHHAISGIIGQMLQVHGDKPKMWQMASKWESKEQKNYESARGFLLKGIHRHPESDILYLDLFEIELILAFKSKDDEQKEVCIKRADVVWRNGMKTIDDIAFLFKVCDLAMKCGVEQLVKSIKDEIWSKRDNKEVWIYIANKELEGYHWEEIEEYINEDYYFPKEIKNYICIYEEALQQFPDEKLCTKFIHGLLRLNDASCTDLQKIRVVKHAWMFGHENGVLSNDMYAFGIELLKFENTLSPEDFKKIIDSALAKNPHVRFLWEEKFLLNYKDEKQQLLIMKDAGKVLKADDYLHLWNVLLDNIQTSEALKNCYEKFKNCEEAVLLAIKPKLLNKMYKCSGLKATRDLYEEFIRTPPTQVEVHTVMIDIEKSQQKPNLKNIRKYFECLVQHHGASSIQVWTDYINFEIQNGSPQNSPAIYRRAIAVLKKELVDEFIKNQTLSRIK, from the exons atggcAGAACAAGTAAATCAGCGTATTGAGGGAATGATAAATGAGTTGGAGCAAATGAAAAGGATAAATTTGTATGATGACGATGAAATTAA agaAATATCACGTAAACGTAAAGAGTTTGAATATAGAATACAACGTAGAGTAAAAGAAAAGGACGATTTTGTTCACTACATAGCATATGAGCTAGCCTTATTAGAAGATATTTCGCTCAGGCGAAAGCGAGCACAACTATCTGAGAAAAGAAACGACATAGAATATGCTATAGCCAAACGTCTGAAcaagatttttaaacaattcatCTATAGATtccaaaataatattgaaatttattttgagtACATTAGATTTTGTAGAAGTGTTGGGTTCCATCATGCCATTTCTGGAATTATTGGTCAAATGTTACAG GTACATGGCGACAAGCCTAAAATGTGGCAGATGGCCAGCAAGTGGGAGAGCAAAGAACAGAAGAACTATGAAAGTGCTAGAGGTTTTTTACTCAAAGGGATTCATAGGCACCCAGAGTCTGATATTCTTTATTTGGATCTGTTTGAAATTGAACTCATTCTTGCTTTTAAATCTAAAGATGATGAACAAAAG GAAGTTTGCATTAAAAGGGCTGATGTTGTATGGAGGAATGGTATGAAGACTATTGATGACATCGCTTTCCTTTTTAAAGTTTGTGATTTAGCTATGAAGTGTGGAGTAGAACAGTTGGTCAAGAGTATTAAAGATGAGATATGGTCTAAAAGAGACAACAAAGAAGTATGGATTTACATTGCAAATAAAGAATTGGAG ggTTACCATTGGGAAGAAATTGAAGAATACATTAATgaagattattattttccaaaggaaattaaaaattatatttgtatatacgAAGAGGCACTGCAACAG TTTCCAGATGAGAAATTGTGCACGAAATTCATTCATGGCTTATTGAGGCTAAATGATGCATCGTGTACAGATCTGCAGAAAATTCGAGTTGTAAAACATGCATGGATGTTTGGCCACGAGAATGGAGTGTTGTCAAATGATATGTACGCTTTCGGAATAGAATTATTGAAGTTTGAAAATACATTATCACCTGAGGATTTTAAAAAG attaTAGATTCAGCGCTGGCTAAAAATCCTCATGTTCGATTTTTATGGGAAGAAAAattccttttaaattataaagatgaaAAACAACAATTGTTAATAATGAAGGATGCtggaaaagttttaaaagctGATGATTACTTGCATCTTTGGAATGTATTGTTGGATAACATACAAACAAGTGAAGCT cttaaaaattgttatgagaaatttaaaaattgtgaagAAGCTGTATTACTAGCAATTAAACCTAAACTTcttaacaaaatgtataagTGTAGTGGATTGAAAGCAACAAGGGATTTGTATGAAGAATTCATCAGAACTCCACCAACACAGGTTGAGGTTCACACTGTTATGATAGATATAGAGAAATCACAACAGAAgccaaatttgaaaaatattagaaaatacttTGAATGTTTGGTTCAACATCATGGCGCAAGTAGCATACAAGTCTGGACAgactatattaattttgaaatacaaaatggTAGTCCTCAAAATTCACCAGCAATCTACAGAAGAGCAATAGCTGTGCTGAAGAAAGAATTAGTAGatgagtttattaaaaatcaaacattatCAAGAATAAAGTag
- the LOC106713730 gene encoding mitochondrial carrier homolog 2 encodes MEEIEKEKVTALHSQLLVTTIFHPMEYAKILIQLGYEPLPPRRSTTLFGRPAMILPNVFQYIKFIKASDGYFGCYRGLSARILGLIASSQLSSKVIKVCGIDLPEISDPPNIITDDEPKLEDYVKMGRRDMIMHTASVIVSYPFHVVSVRMMASFIGKEEDYNTLLGTIVSIYKDDGILGFFHGLIPKLLGDLTCIAVTGVLAYYVNKYFVKTKDLRYYTVPILTFITSTLTYPLVVVSTCMAVAGSSLKAGNPPAMPKYTSWQVCWRDLLRNKQHKRGSSLIFRYYIAPIAAMQ; translated from the coding sequence ATGgaagaaattgaaaaagaaaaagtaacaGCGCTTCACTCGCAATTGCTTGTCACGACAATATTCCACCCTATGGAATATGCAAAAATTCTTATTCAGCTTGGATACGAGCCGTTGCCACCACGCCGGTCGACTACTTTATTTGGTCGCCCTGCTATGATATTACCTAATGTGTtccaatatataaaatttatcaaagcaTCAGACGGCTACTTCGGCTGCTACAGGGGCCTATCGGCGCGGATCCTTGGGTTAATAGCATCAAGCCAACTCTCATCTAAGGTAATCAAAGTGTGCGGCATTGACTTGCCTGAAATTAGCGACCCACCGAATATTATAACTGACGATGAGCCTAAGTTAGAGGACTACGTGAAAATGGGTCGTCGTGATATGATTATGCACACTGCCTCCGTTATAGTGTCGTATCCCTTCCATGTTGTCTCTGTAAGAATGATGGCTTCTTTTATTGGGAAAGAAGAGGACTATAACACATTGCTTGGAACTATAGTATCTATTTACAAGGATGATGGCATACTTGGTTTCTTCCATGGATTGATTCCAAAACTACTGGGAGATTTGACTTGCATAGCAGTGACAGGAGTACTGGCATACTATGTCAATAAGTATTTTGTGAAAACTAAAGACCTCCGTTATTATACTGTACCAATACTTACATTCATAACTAGCACTCTAACATATCCTCTTGTGGTGGTATCTACTTGTATGGCTGTGGCAGGATCGAGCCTCAAAGCAGGCAATCCTCCCGCAATGCCAAAGTATACATCCTGGCAAGTGTGCTGGAGAGACCTGCTCCGAAACAAGCAACATAAGCGTGGTTCCTCACTAATCTTCAGGTACTATATAGCACCGATTGCAGCTATGCAGTAA